One Mercurialis annua linkage group LG3, ddMerAnnu1.2, whole genome shotgun sequence DNA window includes the following coding sequences:
- the LOC126671692 gene encoding (-)-isopiperitenol/(-)-carveol dehydrogenase, mitochondrial-like, whose protein sequence is MATTASSASVNNKLQGKVAIITGGASGIGEATAILFAEHGARAVVIADVQDEKGQQLAESIGSDRSTYIRCDVTDENQVKSLVESTVNLYGRVDVMFCNAGIFNSSIQNILNFDMAAHQKLFAVNVDGVAASVKHAARAMVDGGVSGSITCTASIAASSSADRSTDYVMSKCAILGLMRCASRQLGEHGIRVNCVSPGPVGTPMAIKMLGVSNQEEAEKAFETNFGLKGSLKVKHIADAALFLACQDSEFITGQNLIVDGGFKF, encoded by the coding sequence ATGGCCACCACCGCATCATCGGCAAGTGTCAACAATAAGCTACAAGGCAAGGTAGCGATCATCACCGGTGGTGCTAGCGGCATCGGTGAAGCCACCGCCATTCTCTTTGCAGAGCACGGCGCACGTGCAGTTGTGATTGCCGACGTCCAAGATGAAAAAGGTCAACAACTTGCTGAATCCATCGGCTCCGACCGATCAACCTACATCCGCTGTGACGTAACCGATGAGAATCAAGTCAAGTCTCTGGTTGAATCCACCGTAAATTTATACGGCCGGGTTGATGTCATGTTCTGCAACGCGGGGATTTTCAACTCCAGCATCCAGAATATCCTCAACTTTGACATGGCTGCCCACCAGAAACTCTTCGCCGTGAATGTTGACGGAGTAGCTGCAAGTGTAAAACATGCCGCACGAGCGATGGTGGACGGAGGAGTAAGCGGTAGTATCACTTGTACGGCAAGCATTGCAGCTAGTTCCTCGGCGGACAGGTCTACAGATTACGTGATGTCAAAGTGTGCAATTTTGGGGTTGATGAGATGTGCAAGTAGGCAGCTGGGCGAGCATGGGATACGCGTAAACTGCGTCTCCCCAGGGCCGGTTGGAACTCCGATGGCCATCAAGATGCTCGGGGTGAGTAATCAGGAGGAAGCAGAGAaggcttttgaaacaaattttgGGTTAAAAGGTTCACTGAAAGTGAAGCATATAGCAGATGCTGCACTGTTTCTTGCTTGTCAAGATTCTGAATTTATCACCGGCCAAAATTTAATTGTGGATGGTGGATTTAAATTTTGA
- the LOC126675093 gene encoding (-)-isopiperitenol/(-)-carveol dehydrogenase, mitochondrial-like has translation MATTAPFVTVDNKLQDKVAIITGGAGGIGEATAKLFVEHGARGVVIADVHDEKGHQLAESIGTDRSTYIHCDVSDENQVKSLVESAVKLYGRLDVMFCNAGIFSSSIQNILDFDMAAYEKLFSVNVSGVAASVKHAARAMVEGGVSGSIICTASIAASLDGDRFTDYTMSKCAVLGLMRRASRQLAEHGIRVNCVSPGPIGTTMSIKSLGVSNQEEAEKVFESKYLLKGVLKVKHVADAVLFLACKDSEFVTGQNLVVDGAYKI, from the coding sequence ATGGCCACCACCGCACCATTTGTAACGGTCGATAATAAGCTACAAGACAAGGTAGCCATCATCACCGGTGGTGCTGGCGGCATCGGTGAGGCTACCGCCAAACTCTTTGTAGAGCACGGTGCACGTGGAGTTGTGATTGCCGATGTCCACGATGAAAAGGGCCATCAACTTGCTGAATCCATCGGCACTGATCGGTCAACCTACATCCATTGTGACGTATCCGACGAAAACCAAGTGAAGTCTCTGGTCGAATCCGCCGTAAAACTATACGGCCGACTCGATGTCATGTTCTGCAACGCAGGCATTTTCAGCTCTAGCATCCAGAATATCCTCGACTTTGACATGGCTGCCTACGAAAAACTGTTCTCCGTCAACGTCAGCGGAGTAGCTGCAAGTGTAAAGCATGCAGCACGAGCAATGGTGGAGGGAGGAGTAAGTGGTAGCATCATTTGTACAGCAAGCATCGCAGCTAGTTTAGACGGAGACAGGTTTACAGATTACACGATGTCAAAGTGTGCCGTGTTGGGACTGATGAGGCGTGCAAGTAGGCAGCTGGCCGAGCATGGTATACGAGTAAACTGCGTGTCTCCGGGGCCCATTGGGACTACGATGTCGATCAAGTCGCTCGGGGTGAGCAATCAGGAGGAGGCAGAGAAGGTGTTTGAGTCGAAATATCTGTTAAAAGGTGTGTTGAAAGTGAAACATGTGGCAGATGCTGTATTGTTTCTTGCTTGTAAGGATTCTGAGTTTGTTACTGGTCAAAATTTAGTTGTAGATGGtgcatataaaatttga